GCGGTCGTAGCCGTTGAACCGCGGGATGCAGGCCGATCATGCGGGCCGCTGCCGTGTCGCCGGGCTGGTCCGCGTCGAAGCCACAGTGGACTTCGTACCCAGAGCCGAGCAGGCCGGTAAGCCAGGGCGGATTGACGCGGAGACGCGCTTAGGATAGGCGAAGAACAGCATAGGCTACCTTCCCGTTTTTTGAGCTGGGGTGCGGACGAAACGCGGGCGCGCGGACGCTTTCGGAAAAGCACCATCGCGGGCCGACCTGCTGTGCAACTTTCGGTCCAATCGGAAGGCGGCTGGTTGTGCCTTGCAACGCGAAGGAGTCGGCCGATTCAATCAACCGCGGCCCATTCGCCGGTCAGAATGCCCAGCGCATAGCCGCCGTCGGGGACCGAGCGGGAAATCGGAGCCAGTCGGAGCGGTTCGCGGGATCGGGCGGGGAGCGAACCGGCTCGGCACGCAAGGGAAAGACGCGGAGTGGAAGGCAACTTCGGATTGTGGCGTGGGCTGAGCGGTCGCGATTTCGCGGCGGGGGTGAGGTGAGGGGCAGCTAAAGGGGACAGGTCGGACAGGTCCAATTCTAGAGAATTGGACCTGTCCGACCTGTCCCCTTTGTGCGCCGCCCTTTGTGCGCCGTGAAAAGGCGTGCGTTCTCAGCGGGTGAAATTCCCGCCCGGCAAAAGTCGCTCCAGCCGGTAGCAATCGGAGCGGCAGTGGAGGTAACGAAACTGCCGAAGCCTTCGGATGCAAAGGGTCGCCTCGGGCGACTCCGCGAACAGGCAGGCCATAACGCGAGTGAACACCGAGCAGGCCTTGAAACGGTCAATGTGGGAGCCGATCCGGCAAAGGCAAGGGGAAGGCCGCCGCTGCTGAGACGAGATGAGCGAAGCATCTCAGCGGTCCCACCGGGGTATTGGTGATGGCATGTCCCGCATCCCTGTGCGGGCGGGTACGCCGCAGCCGCGGGCAAAGTGCGTACCGTCCAACGCCGCGCCGCGATTTCGAATAAAATGCTCCGCTGGCCTGTTCGTTGCAGCACCGCTGCGGGCGCGACGAAAGAGATCCTCGAACCTAAAAGGAAATGCGCTATGTACCACCATGTCAAGAAGCTGATGTACACCGTGCGCGTCGACGAGCCCGATCCGGTCTTCGGAAACATGCTGCTCGAGCAGTTCGGCGGGGCGAACGGTGAACTGGCCGCGGCCATGCAGTATTCCATTCAGGGAATCAACTGCGAAGACCCCGCTCGAAAAGACCTGCTGATGGATATCGGCACCGAGGAGCTGAGCCATCTGGAAGTTATCGGCACGCTGGCGAGGCTGCACCTGAAGCCGATGAAGCAAGTGGCGAACGCGGCGCAAGCCGACCCGCTGATTGCAATTGCGGGCGGGGGCGGCGTGGCGCTTTGCAACTCGATGGGCAACTCCTGGACGGCCGACTATCTGAAAATCACAGGCGAACTCGACGTCGATCTGCGCAGCAATATCGCCGCCGAGGCCCGCGCCAAGATCGTTTATGAGCGCCTCATCGACCACTGTGATGACGCCGGCACCAAAGAAGCTCTGCAGTTTTTGATGACCCGCGAGATTACTCACATGAAAGCATTCATGGCGGCGCTGGAAAGCATGGGCAAACACCCGCTTTCCATCGGCAAAATCCCGCCCACGGCCGGGCTGGTCGATCAATACTTCAACGATTCCACCGGCGAAGGCGACTTCGGCGAGCGAGATTCGACCGGGCCATGGAACCAGAGCGACGGC
This is a stretch of genomic DNA from Pirellulales bacterium. It encodes these proteins:
- a CDS encoding manganese catalase family protein, which produces MYHHVKKLMYTVRVDEPDPVFGNMLLEQFGGANGELAAAMQYSIQGINCEDPARKDLLMDIGTEELSHLEVIGTLARLHLKPMKQVANAAQADPLIAIAGGGGVALCNSMGNSWTADYLKITGELDVDLRSNIAAEARAKIVYERLIDHCDDAGTKEALQFLMTREITHMKAFMAALESMGKHPLSIGKIPPTAGLVDQYFNDSTGEGDFGERDSTGPWNQSDGWKIVEAPAFKRLAQS